One Schistocerca cancellata isolate TAMUIC-IGC-003103 chromosome 1, iqSchCanc2.1, whole genome shotgun sequence genomic region harbors:
- the LOC126090817 gene encoding muscle-specific protein 20 yields the protein MPARNKEQEAEVLQWIEDVLGEKLPSQPYEDVLRDGVVLCKLINKIAPNSVKKIQPKGTNFQLMENVQRFQDAIRKYGVPDEEIFQTADLFERRNIPQVTLCLYALGRITQKHPEYTGPRLGPKMAEEHKREFTEEQLRAHEAHLNLQMGYNKGASQAGLGSFGNTRHM from the exons GCACGAAACAAGGAACAGGAAGCAGAGGTCCTGCAGTGGATAGAAGACGTCCTGGGCGAGAAGCTGCCCTCCCAGCCCTACGAGGACGTGCTGCGAGACGGAGTCGTCCTCTGCAAGCTCATCAACAAGATCGCGCCCAACTCCGTCAAGAAGATACAGCCCAAGGGGACCAACTTCCAGCTCATGGAGAATGTTCAGAG GTTCCAAGACGCTATCCGCAAGTATGGTGTGCCCGATGAGGAGATCTTCCAGACAGCTGATCTGTTTGAGAGGCGCAACATCCCTCAGGTGACGCTCTGTCTGTACGCCCTTGGCAGAATT ACGCAGAAGCACCCCGAGTACACGGGCCCGAGGTTGGGGCCCAAGATGGCGGAGGAGCACAAGCGCGAGTTCACCGAAGAGCAGCTGCGCGCGCACGAGGCGCACCTCAACCTGCAGATGGGCTACAACAAGGGCGCCTCGCAGGCGGGGCTCGGCTCCTTCGGCAACACGAGGCACATGTAG